CTGCGCTGGCTTACGAACTGGCGAAACAGGCAACCGACCTGGCAGAGGAATATGGGCTGGAACTGTGGCGGGCATACGGCATCATCGAGATGGGCTGGGCTGAGGCTGAGCTGGGCAACCTGCAAGCTGGAATCGAGCAGATGCAACGCGGCCTGGCATTGCACGAGGCAATGGGATCGAAACTTCGGTCGCCGTATTTTCTCGGGTTGCTGGCCGATCAATTAGCTAAAGCAGGACGCGTTGAGGAGGGCCTCGCAACCATCTCAAAAGCGATAACAATAACTGAGCAGACAGGCGAGAGGTACTCGTTGGCTCAGCTAGATCGGATCAGGAGTGAATTGTTGATGCAGGCCGCCGAGTAGTGACGCGCGCCCAGCCTTCCGCGAAATACGGACCGTCTCAATAAAACTTTGAACGCCTAGATCCGAATTGGGAATCAAATCGTCATCAATTCCGCATGGGCGAGCAGCTTCACCGTTACGCCGGAGAAAAGAAAGGAAGCCACAAGCGTGATGGTATGATTCAAACCATTTGGACATATCGTGTGAGAGAGGAACGGCAGGATGAGTTTGAAAATCGTTATTGTGCCGATGGCGATTGGGCGAGGCTTTTTCCCGCGCGAAGGGCCACGGCGGGACGACGCTGCTCAGGGACCGAAGCGGCGCCCCGACATACGCAACGGTAGATTGCTGGGAATCAATGGATGCCATGGAGCGCTTCAAGCAGCAGTTCGGTAAGGAATACGCGGACCTAGACGCAGTCTGTGAGAAGCTGACGGAGAGCGAAGGGCACTTGGTATCTTTAGCGTATGCGAGTGATCTGCACAGCTTCTCGGCGGGCACACCGTTCTCGGAGTTCTCCGAGTGTGCCCCTGACTTGCAAAGAGGGATGAGCGCCCAGCGAGCTTCAGTTCTTCTCCGCATTTTCGGCTGTAGCCTCGTCCGATGAAGACTCTTCTTATTCGCCTCGCGGTGCACTCCGAACGAATGGAACTTGAACACCTGCAACTGCGTGCATCGCTTGGGAATGCGGGCGACCGCGATGCTTTACTCGCTCATCCTGATGCGATTGAATTACCGACTGAACAAATCGTTAAAGGTAGAGTGTTCGTTTCGGAATGGCAAGGCACGATAGTCGGATTTGCGGCAGTCGAACCTAGGACAGACGGCGACAGTGAACTAGACGCTCTGTTTGTTGATCCCCATATGCAACGTCTTGGAATTGGACGAGCGTTGGTTGAGCACTGCGCCGAGTTCGCTCGCAGACAGGGCTCTGTTGCGCTACACGTTATCGGCAATCCGCATGCGGAGAGTTTTTATGCCGAATGTGGATTCAAGATGATCGGAACAGCGGAAACCCGCTTCGGGCAAGGACTGCTGATGCGGAAGGCTGTTTAATGGCGACAGTCGCTGCTTTTTCGAATGCGTTTTCTGGGGAACACACTAGGGAATAACCTCGCCTAAATCTGCCTACTTATGCCCACGAAATTGCTTGGGAAACCGGTGAAACCATTGATTTATGGGTTGCTGATCGTAAATCAGTAGGTTTAAGGTTCGATTCCTTCCGCGCTCACCAAATCCTTTGTTCTTAGCGGATGATCACGTTTGAGGGCGTTTTTGTGGTCAAACACTTGTTACCTAGTTGTTCCTAATTAGCTGCCATTTCAAAGGCCCTTCTCTTTTGGTCAATGACATGCGACCGCCGCAGAGGCTTGGCTCTTCTATTTTAGGTTGAAGGTTCACAGGTGTGGAGCTGGGAGCCAGCCCACACCTACGACGCAATTTCCGACCCGTTGTCATTCGTCGCCCTTGAGTTTCGTTCGTGTGCAGACGTACAGATCGTATGCTCCCGAACCGTCCGATCTCACGGTTTGAAAATAAAGAGCCGTACCGTCAAAAGAGAGTGCCGGGCCGGCATCGGCGGCTGTCGAGTTGATCGGAGCACCCAAATTCACAGGTGTAGACCATTGATCGCTGGTGCTGGCGCGCGTTGAAACCCACAGGTCAGGCCCGCCAAGAGTTCCCGGGCGGTTCGAGGCGATGTACATCTCGAGCCCGTCGCGACTTATGGCAGGTTGTCGATCCATGAAGGTAGTGCTGAGCTCTGCAACTATGGCGGCCGCACCGAACGTGCCATCAGACTGCAACAGGCTGGCGTAAATATCGTTTCCGTTGTCGTTCCCATCGTCGGTATACGGGCCGTAAAGGGGCCCGGCCGGGCGGTTGGAGTCAAAATAAAGCGTCGTGACTCCTGTGGCATCATCCTCAAAAATCTGCGGGCTTGATTCGTTTGAGCCGGTATTGACGCCGCTGCCGAGGTTTTCCGGTGCCTTCCAGCCGAAGTCGTCACGTTTGTTGTGGCGTCTAGAGACATAGATGTCGCTGCCGCCGAATCCTCCCGGCCTGGCACTGGCGAAGTACATAGTATGGCCATCAACCGAAAGCGCCGGTGCCGTGTCGTCATAGAGGGTGTTGATTTCCGGTCCTAAATTCTGAGCTGGTTCCCACGGATCGCTCACGTTAGCGCGCTGCGAGACAAAAATGTCCTTGCCGCCGTAACCGGGACGGCAGCCCGGAAAAGCCCTTGGAAGACAAGTCTGGGAAGAAAAGTAAAGGCTCAGCCCATCTTTGGAGATGTAGGCGAAGAAATCGCCCGTGGGCGAATTCACTGGTCCGAGATTGACTGGTGCCGACCAACTGGAGAACCGCTGGCCATAAGCTGATGCCAAAAGCGAACTTATCAGCGCACAAAGCGTAAGCATTTTCTTAATCTGCATGTCGCACCTCCACTGGCGGACCGCTTAGATTTGGAGTTCGGTGGTCAGCGTGCCTGCTGCTCGCGGTACTTACAAGCCTCAACGAGCTTCACGGACGCAATGACGCGCTTTGATACCCGCAGGATTGTCTTGTTCCTGGCTGCCGACGAGGCTAAAATGCGCCCCGTTCAACTAAAACCTAATGGCATCTCCAACACAGGCCGATCAGACGCCAGTAAACAGTCCCGATCGCCTCGATTCGTGGAAGGAAATCGCTGCCTACGTCAGTCGAAGTGTTCCCACCGTGCAGCGCTGGGAGAAGAACGCGCACCTGCCCATCCACAGGCACGCGCATGAGAAACAGGGCTCGGTGTACGCCTATAAGTCGGAGCTGGATCGCTGGTATCACGAGAGCGGCGCACCATCGGCACAATTGGTCGTGTCGCTGCCGCGAAATATCTTGAAGACATTCCAAAAGGCACTGTCAGTTTTAGCAATTCATTGGCGCACATTTGCCACTTCGGCCGCGGTTCTCAGCCTGCTTCTGGCAGCGCTCGCTTTGTGGATGAGCCGAGCCGCCAAAGTGCGCTGGGCACAACAGACCCTGCCGCAAATCGAGCAACTAGGCAATTCTGATTCGCCGTATTTTGCGAGCGGAGACGACTCGCTATTCCGTGCGTATCAGCTCGCGGAAGTCGCTGAACAATACATACCCCGCAACTCGCGGCTTGAAAAATTGCGCGCCGCGATCTCCCATCGCGTCGATATCACGACCGATCCGCCTGGCGCTGATCTCTATATGAGCAGCTACTCCGGCCGGGAAAATATCTATGGGGGCCGATCGCCTCTGCTTCAAGCGCGTGTTCCTCGTGGATTTGTGCAGTGGCGCGCGCAAAAGCAGGGTTATGAAACTGCCGAAGCAATACTGGGGCAGGAGAGCAATGCGATTCATCTCGTGCTGGATCGGGCGGAAAGTTCTCCAGCAAATATGGTGCGGGTCGCTGGTGGAAAATTTGAATTGGAACTAACGCACATGGGGTCGCAGCCATCTTTCGAGCTCGACGATTATTGGATCGATAAGTATGAAGTTTCGAATCGTGAATTCAAGAAGTTTGTGGATGCAGGCGGCTATTTAGATCGCAAGTACTGGAAATACCCGTTTATAAAAGATGGCCATCAGCTCTCGTTCTCGGCGGCCATGAAATTGTTCGTAGATCGCACTGGACGCCAAGCTCCGGCGACGTGGGAAGCGGGTGATTTCCCGGAGGATAAAGGCGACTATCCCGTGACGGGCGTGAGTTGGTACGAGGCTGCGGCTTATGCCGAATTCACAGGAAAAAGTCTGCCGACGATTTTTCACTGGGTTCGTGCGGCTGGAATTTTTGCCACCGCGGCAATTTCGCCCTTGAGTAACTTTTCGGGCAAGAGTCTTGCTGCAAGGGGGCAGTACCGCGCATTCAGCGCGGTTGGAGCATACGACATGGCAGGCAATGCCAAAGAGTGGTGCATTAACGCAACCGGCAAAGATCGTTTCATTCTGGGTGGAGCCTGGAATGAGCCTGCTTACATGTTTTCTGAGCCCGACGGACAGCCTCCATTCACAAGGAGAGACGACTTTGGTTTCCGTCTTGTGAAGTATGACGCAGACGCGAGCACCTCGCTTAAGCGCCCCGTCGATTATCCACGACGCGACTTCAACACCGAAAAACCGGTCTCACACGCGGAATTCAACCTAATCCGGGGTTTTTACGCGTACGACAAAACACCCCTTCATTCTGTAGTCGAGAGAGTCGATGATTCTGATGAGCACTGGCGCAAGGAGAAAGTCAGCTTTGATGCCGCATACGGGAGTGAGCGCATCACCGCATTTCTATTCCTTCCTCGGCACGTCGAAGTTCCTTACCAGACGGTCGTCTATTTTCCCGGCTCTAGCGTAATCGAGAACGCGTCAAGCGCCGATATAGAGCCGGGACTCGGCGGTGCGGTGGTAAAAGGCGGGAGAGCGTTCGTCATTCCCGTTTACAAAAGTACCTACGAACGAAAAGACGCTCTCAATACGGATTACCCCGCGGAAACGATCTTTTATCGGGAGCACGTGTTGGACTGGTACAAGGACCTGGCGAGGACTCTCGATTATCTTGAGACGCGCTCTGACCTGGACTCTTCGCGAACTGCGTATTACGGATTCAGTTGGGGAGCTCGACTGGGCCCACTCTTCCTGGCCGTCGAACCCCGCCTCAAGGCGGCTGTACTGGTCAGCGGCGGTCTGAAATTTGCGCGAGCCTTGCCGGAGGCGGACCCGTTCAACTTTGTTTCGCACGTGAGAGTTCCGGTATTGATGGTCAATGGGAGATACGATTACTTCTTTCCGCTGGAAACTTCACAACAGCCGCTGCTTCGACTCCTTGGGACACCTACACAGAATAAGCGCCACGTCGTCCTGGATTGCGGCCACGCGCCGCCGAGTGTCCCGCTTGCCAAGGAGGTGCTCCCGTGGCTCGACCGGTATTTAGGCTCGGTTAAAAAGCTTCCGGAGCCGACCCGATAATCGTGTTTGTTACAACCTGCTAGTTGGGTCAGGAGTCGCGCGCTTACGCGAGCCGGTGCACATCAGCGACAAGAACGAGCCTGAGCTCTTGGACGCTCGCCTCGGACCTGGCGCGGGTATTCGTTTTTCCGGAATTAGTGCGCGAAGCTTCTGCTGCTGCGGCCTCACGTGCTCGATTGCGGCGGGGCGCAACCCGAAGGGGACCGACGGAAGAAATCCGGCCCGGAGACGTGGTTTGGTTCTCGCCGGATGAAAAGCATGCAAGGTGCCTCACCAACGACAGCCATGACTCACATAGCCATTCA
This Acidobacteriota bacterium DNA region includes the following protein-coding sequences:
- a CDS encoding GNAT family N-acetyltransferase, whose product is MKTLLIRLAVHSERMELEHLQLRASLGNAGDRDALLAHPDAIELPTEQIVKGRVFVSEWQGTIVGFAAVEPRTDGDSELDALFVDPHMQRLGIGRALVEHCAEFARRQGSVALHVIGNPHAESFYAECGFKMIGTAETRFGQGLLMRKAV